The region TTCTAAGTGTACCTCTGCATATTCCACGCCGTTATAATTGATAGTTGCAGATGTTTAGGGTCCTGCTCCAATTTTCTTTAATGGCTTTCGTTACTATGTAGCCTTTACTGATGCATGTACCAGGTACACatggatttatttttttttaaaaagtctgaAGTGCTGCATATTTTTCCACTATTTCATAAACAAGCAGAACGGTCTCTTGGTTGCAAACTGCTTGCTTTACAAACCGATGGGGGTGGCAAGTTCCAAGCGTTAAGGAATTACTTGTCTTAACAAGGTATTTAGCAGAGGATAACGTGTCTATATAGTTCTGAGTAAAATGGATTAGTTGAGAGAAAATATAGGCAGATCGTGGAGGTTTGCTTATCCATGCTAGCTCATGCTGCTATGCCTTTGTCCTACTGGAATGATGCCTTGAGCAGTGCGGTATACTTGATAAACAGGTTACCTTCTTCTCCTATAGGTAATATGTCACCCTATGAGAAGTTATTCCAGGTTCCGTCGGACTATTCTTTTCTTCGAGTCTTTGGATGTTTATGTTTTCCAAATCTTCAGCCATATAACACTTACAAACTACAGTTTTGTTCCATCCCCTGCACGTTCTTAGGTTATTCATCTCTACATAAGGGTTATCGGTGTCAGGATGCTAATGGAAAATTGTATATTTCCTGTCATGTTACATTTCAAGAGTCATCGTTTCCTTTCAAAAAAAAGAGTCACTCAAACTTGGTCCTACCACCACTGTCTCATCAAAGTCTAGTTCCAAGTTACTTGTCATGCTTTCTCGTTCTCCACCACCCACTACATCAACTACAACTCATAATACTCCTTTGGCGTCTAGTAATAGCACCTCCCCTAGTCCAACATCTATCTTACCTAGTCCATCCTATCAACCTACTGCTTCTACATCACCTCAACCTACTTCTTGTCCACCTATTGCTTCCTTACTATCTTCACCTACTACGTGTCACCCTATTGTTATTCAACCCACTACACAACTCAATACTCATGCCATGGTCACACGTAGCAAAGCAAGAATATTTAAACCCAATGCATACCTAACCACAATAGTCTGTTCATTAAGTGATACACTTGTTGACATTCATGAAGCAATGAAGAATGAGCATTAGCAAGTAGTAGTGCACAATGAGCTACAGGCCCTACGTAACAACAATACATCGAGTTTATGCTCTCTTTCCGTTAATCGATGCGCTGTGGGTTGCAAATGGTTGTTCAAAGTAAAGAAAAAGGCCGATGGGACAGTGGACAGGTATAAAGCTTGGTTAATGGCCAAGGGCTTTTCTCAACATGCTAGAGTTGATTTTTGTGACACATTTAGCCTGGTGGTTCGTGCAGCAACCATCCGAATCGTGCTTGCTACTGCTGTTATGAGATGTCAACAACGCCTTCCTCAATGGCAATTTGACAGAAGAAATCTACATGGAGCAGCCACCTGGTTTTGAGGTGTCAGGTGCCAATGGTCAACAACTAGTGTCCAAGCTGAACAAAGCGTTTTATGGCCTGCGCCAAGCGCCTAGAGCATGGTTTCATACACTTAAACAATGCTTGGTTACTCAGCTTGGTTTTAATACCTCAAGGGCTGATACTTCATTATTTATTCGTACTTCATCAGGGAGCGTGGTGCTACTTATAGTATATATGGATGATATTGTGCTAACAAGTAGTTCAAATGATGAGGTGATAGTGTGGTCCATCAACTTCATAATAGATTTGCTCTCAAAGACATTGGGCAGCTAgattttttcttaggtattgAAGTACAACATATGTCACAAGGGGTGTTGCTCAGTCAGAAAAAATACATCTTAGAAATTCTTGCTAAGATTGGTATGATAGGAGCTGCAGCTGTTCCTACACCTATGGTAAGTGTTCCAAAATTAACTGTTTCAGATGGCAGTCCTCCTTTCACTGATATTCATCTATATCGACGTATAGTAGGGATGCTCCAGTATCTGTTCATCACACGACCAGAATTATCCTTTTGTGTTAACAAGTTGAGTTAGTATATGAATTGTCCAAGTGAGACTCATTGGAGAGCAGTCAAACGTGTGCTGAGATATCTTATTGGGACTAGTGACCATGGTTTGTTTTTCACCAAAGGGCATGTTGAGGTTGTTGGGTACTCAGATGCTGACTGGCCTCGTCTGTTGAAGATCGGCGTTCCACCACAGGGTATGTCGTATACCTCGGGCAAAACCCTATTGCGTGGTGttcaaagaaacaaaatgttGTGTCCAGGTCATCCTCTGAAGCAGAATATCGAAGTCTCTTCAACTGTGTGTTAGAGCTTTTGTGGGTTAAACAACTGGTAGATGAGATTGGTTTGTCACAGTCGATACCTGTGATCTAGTGCGACAATACATCGATAGTAGCTATAACTGCAAACCCCACACATCATGCTCGAATGAAGCATGTAGAAATTGGTTATCATTTTATTCGGGAAAAGATTCTCACTAGAGTTTTGCAGGTAAACGTTGTCCCATCATCAGATCAAATTACGGATGTTCTTACCAAGCCAATTACACCTAAGCAGTTTGAATCATTTCGGCAAGCACTTCGAGTCTTCACACTCAACGAGGTTTCCAAATGTTCAAACAACAAAGAAACTGGGAGAATGTTAGAATATGGCTAGTCAGGAATTGACTTGTATTATAATTTTGTTAAGTCTAATTGTTAGTTGCTATTAATTACTAATAATTGTTACTTGTGATGAGCAGTTATCAGCTTCATGTTACCTATAGAGGTTCAAGCACAGCTTTTTCTCAAAtataatttttgatgtgttatttCTCTTGATTAAATACAAGATTTATTCAGTATAGAATTTAACAGCCATCACATTCATAGGTTTGCAGGCAGTTTAGACGCATATCACATAAAGTAAATTTGTTTGTATTATAGAATTGGGTCCAAATTAAAAAAGAAGGAATATAATACATTGGATCCATTTTGAAGGCTTGAATGATTTGCGGTTGAGATCTTTCACGGGTTGCTAATCATATACTTAAAAACGAAATGTTGGTTTGATAGAAGCTTAATTAATAACAAGCTCTCTTAATAAAGTCGTATATTCCCCTCATATGAACTAGGGCTGGATATTCAAGATTGTTAGGTCTCATTATACCCAACAAGTTTTCTTGGAAATCTCTTATATAAGCATccaatttaataacaaaaataaaaattaaaaccaaattgtATGCAGCTGACAATGTCAATATCTGGTCAAACAAATACTTTCTTGGTAAAATCTTTTCAACTTTCGATGGtgaattttgtttgtgaaaatgtttttattttattttattttctattttcattttttaaaaaaacaatagattttagtaaaactTGACATGACAAATGAGTTAAAAATTGATGcttgtttttaaattatatttaaaatattggaCATTGAGGATGGGTGTGACAAAACAATTTCAATGAAATTATAAGGAATGAACTACAAATTAAGAGATTGTTTATTCTGTATTTGCAATCAACTTCTCATATATTGAATCACATCTGTCAAAGGGAATCAAGCTAAAGATTTTGTGTCAAGTTTTACAGACATATGGTGACAATATATATTGTCCACCTCTGCCACGTGGGAACctgtttttagtttttcttttgataaaaaaACCCTGCCTTACCTGGATCCACTTAGCTTAAGTtgaagataaaattaatattgACTTCATTAAGTTTCAGTAATTTCTGTAGTGGAAAGAAAAATCTGGTTTCAGTCAAGACATGACAATGTATATTATTGTAAATGGAATTCTTTTTCAGATGAGGGCACGGAGTCTATGGTGGAACCCAATACTCATCCGTCATACTTCTGTGAgatattcatttttttctttttcttaagtaACATGAATTTTTTACAAGTATATATTTGTAAAGAGGAGATTCACAAGCTTCTCAAGgctgctaaatttttttttgaaatatgacTTTTTTGAAAAAACATATGGTTCTAAATACAAATTATTCTAAATAATGGTTATTCTAAACATAATTATTCCCAAAACGTTATTATTCTAACCAGAGTTGTTTTGAACTTTAGCTAAACTTTATTATGAACAAAGTTATTTTGGacataattattttcaaataacaattattttaaacaacaattattcttaactAGAGTTATTGTTCTGAAGGAAATATTCTTGataatacaatttcttcaaatataatatttttatcttaagGAAGAGATAACATGTTTACCTACAATTCCAACATTGTTCTTCAGCCTAGAAAACTTCCATTGACAACATGCAAACCTAGAAACCATCCCTTATGTTGGATTGGGATCATTAGCTCATTACAATGATCAGTATCTAGCTGCAAGTTCTTTTGGGATCTTGAAATTCGAGGTAAATGTGAATGATGTCTTTGTTGACTTTTGGATTAACATGCCATGAAGATGCAGGATGCATTCAGGATTGGGATATAgcacaatcaaaacaaaacaaaacgaaACCGAAGATCAACATGAAGGTCTGACAAGATAGCCTTCAACACGGAAGTAATTATGTTGTTTTGAACCTAAATCTGTTTTTGTCTTCAGTAGTTAGTTGTTGTAATTATCCGAATTTGGAACGGATGAGATAATAAAAGTAAACGATGTagatacttaaatattaagtattaACTACCATGTGTTGAAGACAATTAAAGCAACCCATTGTTTGAACATTAAATTCTGTACCTTTTTGTCCAATAATTAGCCTGATAATGCTCCTCGGATGAAAAATATACATAGATCAAGTGATTTCACGATCCCATTATCTTCCATAATTAAAGGTTGGGATGCAAACATCTTAATATGAAATGCTGTTGCAAAACGAATAATTTGATGCTAGGAGCAGTGGTAACATGGCAATGTGCTAATATTCACCTCATAATCACAAACGTCCATATTTCACGAACATCGTCTCCTAAGCCAGCTCAAATCGCAGAATGAAAGCGATATATGATTCAATTTTATGAATTAAGCTGACGTTAAAAACAACCAAGTCGCCCTCTTGAAACACTATAAACCTCACCCTTCACTCCAAATTCTCCATTCTCAGAGTATATTACTCTACTTCTACTTTAGGCACGAAGCTCCTAGGATTTGAGAGAGATGGCTTCGAAAAGGTTAGCATCGCTTACCCTCTTTCTTGTACTCAACATTCTCTTCTTTTCTCTAGTCAGTGCTCGTGGTTCTTGCCCTTCCCCCAGCCCAAAACGAAACCCAAAGCCCACTCCCTCCCCATCCCCTTGTGCGAAAGGTAAATGCCCCATTGATGCCCTTAAATTAGGTGTATGTGCTAATATACTTGGTTTGGCTAATGTCACCATTGGTACACCCCCAGTCCAACCATGTTGCTCCCTTCTCCAAGGTCTTACTGATCTTGAAGCTGCTGTTTGCCTTTGCACAGCAATCAAAGCTAATATTTTAGGCATCAACCTTAATGTCCCGGTTTCTCTCAACTTGCTTCTCAACATCTGCTCAAGGAAAGTTCCATCTTACTTCCAATTTCCCTAATCATGATGTCAAAATCTCTCGTCTTGGTGTTTTTTGTGGTTTGAAAGTTCTAATTATTTCCAATTCCACTTCCCAGTGATAATTGCTTGCGGTAGCGTTTGTTTCCTAGTTGATACAAAATAAGTGTACTaccttttttctttacaaatgtttttttttttgtaaatttaaggCAAAATGAAAGTCTAATATCATTCAGTTTGTGATCATAACCATGAGTTACGCTAAACATGTAAGTTATgttaggattattttattttattaagcatCATTAGTGATGGGATTTTTTGGATTGAATCAAATTTATTTcccaaataaaattaaagatataTTAACTTCATAATACATTAAATTGGACCtctgattaaattttaatttatttgtagtGTTCATTGTGTATTAACTTTAGTCCAAATCAAGTATATAGCTATAGTATAGTTTGATGTACAAAAGGTTAAAGTGTTTCAAACTAGTATAGTATTAAGTACGTTGGATGGGTAGTGGTAAAACTAGAGGTGCAAGCAAGGGCCTTGGCCCATCCTTAGTCAAATGCGAAAAATTTTCCTTTCAAAAGTAAAATCTTTCCATTTAAGCTTTTAACTTTTGAATGAATGGATAATTTATTTCTTTGccctctaaaaaaatttaataatgcaatttaaaaatttttaacacaaaattttAGCCCTGGTTTGttcaaaattttatacttttagtCCCCTAAATAAAATTCCTAACTTCGCCTCTAACGTTGGGTATACAATTGGTGCATGGTGTAACATTGCTTATAAGAGATCATGACTCTCACAAAGAGTCAATATATCCTCTTAAAGGTATTATATCATTGATGGAAATTGAGCATGGTTATAGATCATTTATGAAAGGGATAAAtcccaaaactatacatgaactatggttttaatgtgcaattgtatacataaattttgatttgtacaattttatacatgaaattttgatttgatccaattcttctaaattattaacacaattattaatataacattattttatgtttatatattgtacacatcaataattatatttatccaatataaaaataaattgatgtatttatttttttaaaatgtgtatgattaaatcaaaattaaagtttcaagtatacatttgaaccacaattagagtttcatgtgtataattgcaccaaattaaagttcatgtatacaattttacattaaatcaaaattcatgtataattttgagatttatccctttatgaaattatataatttatcaatTACTAGTTTTGTGGATGATAATTTTCATTATGGAGTCTATAATGGAATTTTAAGATAATGTGATTTAAAGTACGTGAACAAATATAATTTTAGGAGGTTGAGGACATCATACTAagtttcacacatatataattgAAAGTTCATACTTTCAGTCACACAAATACAATAGCCAACCCCATgaataatatctaaaattatcTTGGATTCCTTCATTCACAAAGCTTTAAATTCATTTCATAATGTTTGGAGCCTTGCCTCCCTCAATTTGTCAACTCTTTAGAAAGAACTTTgcaaaatcttttttttattattctttttttttggcaGTGGCATTGGTCACTTTTATAAATGTCAAGCTTGTTAATTGTTCTTTCTTATCTTCATCaaattatcctttttattttgaaataataatgacTCATTTTGTGAAAGATCATAACCATTTTGTACAACCTCCCAAATATCTTGTGAGCCAAATAAAACTTTCATACAAAGACATCAATTTTCATAGTTCTCCTTGGTAAGATGATGAAACTGAAATTGAAACATTCCATTATCTGTCACCTCTCATACTACATAATCAAGTTTTAATGCCTTTTTGTTGGAAGaataaggaagaaagaaaacaatttTAGAGAAGAGAATAGGATGAAACTAATTttgcattatgaatttcttttcttttcttttccttttctcattttttttattttttgcttacATTTGGTTACAACCTTCATTTTCTATTTATAATGACTTCTAAGCTAATTTAAAactcaattcttattcaagcaTTATCTAAAGCTTGATCGAAAATCTTTATCTAAATCAACTAATTGGCTAGGTCCTTATCAATGTTATCATCCTAACCCTTTGTTGCAATATGGGAATAAAATGAACTTATGAGAAATTAAGAAGGCTTCAAGACAAGTATcaatgacattttcattaaagttctattcgcccccacctatatTATGGCGTGCAAAATAATTATGGACAAATGTACCTTGATGATATAATAAAGCCCAATGACTATCTATGTTTTGCACTAACGAAAATAGTCCACTGAGCATTGATCAAACCATAGTAAGAATATCAATTTCCATAAAGAACTTCTGCAATAATTCTTTGTAGAACAATCTAGGAATATTAGAAGATGGGGCAGAATAGAAAGAAacttttgtttctcaactttTGATGTGTTTTTTTGGTTTGTCAAACAAATGAAATTTGACTCTTATTTATAAGAGTTCTCATGTCTCTTTATAAGAACACAACTATCTAAATGGATAGTCACATCTTTTAACAATAAACATAATGATGCAATAGATGTCTCCTTGAATAATCATGATTCATTGTTAATAATCAAGtgatataatttttgaatttaatagACATAACTTGTCA is a window of Gossypium hirsutum isolate 1008001.06 chromosome D08, Gossypium_hirsutum_v2.1, whole genome shotgun sequence DNA encoding:
- the LOC107929369 gene encoding 14 kDa proline-rich protein DC2.15; the encoded protein is MASKRLASLTLFLVLNILFFSLVSARGSCPSPSPKRNPKPTPSPSPCAKGKCPIDALKLGVCANILGLANVTIGTPPVQPCCSLLQGLTDLEAAVCLCTAIKANILGINLNVPVSLNLLLNICSRKVPSYFQFP